In Corynebacterium frankenforstense DSM 45800, the DNA window CCGGATGCAGGGCGAGATGAGCGCGCAGGCCGCCGTCGACGCGCTGCTGGACCCGGACAACCGCGTCGAGCTGCTCGACGTGCAGGGCGGCGCGACGCTGATGGACGTCACCGTCGTCGGCGGCGACACCCGCTACGGCATCTACTCGCTGATCTCCCAGTCGCTGTGCGGCGCGCACAACGACGCCGAGGGCTGCATGAGCCCGGAGGAGATCGCCCACGCCGGCGCCACCGCCGACCTGGCCGCGCTCAACGTGCCGGACTGGGCGCGCGAGGCGATCGAGGCCCGCGGCGAGGACCCGCGCCGCCTCGAGGGGCTGATCATGCCCGGCCAGTACGTGCTCAACCCGACCATGAGCGCCGAGGAGATCCTCGCCGACCTGATCGGGCGCTCGGCCGAGCGGTACAACGAGACCGGCATCGTCGAGCGCGCCCAGGCCGTGGGCCTGAGCCCCTACGAGCTGCTGACCGCCGCCTCCCTGGTGGAGCGCGAGTCGCCGGCCGGGGAGTTCGACAAGGTCGCCCGCGTGATCCTCAACCGCCTGGACGAGCCGATGCGCCTCGAGTTCGACTCCACCGTCAACTACGACGTCGCCGAGCAGGAGGTCGCCACCACCGACGAGGACCGCGCGCGCGAGACGCCGTGGAACACCTACGCCAAGGACGGCCTGCCGGACACCCCGATCGCCAGCCCCTCGGCCGAGGCGGTCGAGGCCATGGAGCACCCGGCGGAGGGCAACTGGAAGTTCTTCGTCACCGTCGACTCCGACGGCACCACGGTCTTCAACGACGACTACGACTCGCACCTGGCCGACGTCAACCGGGCCATCGAGTCCGGCGTGCTGGACTCCAACCGCGGCGGGACCCACACCGGCCCCGGCGGGGCCGAGGACGTCGAGCGCGCCGAGGGCGGGGACGCCCCGGGCGAGGCCCCGGCCGAGGGCGCCCCGGCGGACGGCCAGGGTGCCGCCGGCCGCGGCGGCGAGGCGGACCAGCAGTGAGCGGGGAAGAGGAGAGGCGGGAGATCCGCCACCGCGCCGCGGTGCTCGGCGACCCGGTCGAGCACTCGCTGTCGCCCCTGCTGCACAACGCCGGCTACCGCGCCGCCGGCCTGGACGACTGGGAGTACGGGCGCATGCTCTGCCCGCGCGGCGGGCTCGCCGATCTGGTCGGCGGCGCCGGGGCGGAGTACGCCGGGTTCTCGGTGACCATGCCGGGCAAGTTCGAGGCGCTCGACTTCGCCGACGAGGTCACCGACCGCGCCCGCGCCGTGGGCTCGGCCAACACGCTGGTGCGCCTGCCCGCGGGCGGCTGGCGCGCCGACAACACCGACGTCGACGGCGTGCACGGCGCCCTCGACGAGCTGACCGGGCGCAACCCGGAGGGCCCGGCCTCGGAGATCCGCCACGCGGTGCTGCTCGGCGCCGGCGGCACCGCGCACGCGGTGCTCTTCGCGCTCGTCGAGCGCGGCGTCGAGCGCGTCGACGTGGTCAACCGCTCCGACCGCCACTCCGAGCTCGCGGGCCTGGTCGAGGGCTCCGGCACCGAGATGGTCTTCCGCCGCTGGGACGAGGACCTGCGCGCGCTGTCGCTGGCCGCCGACGTGGTCGTCTCCACCGTGCCGGCCAGCATCGCCGACCCCTACGCCGAGGACCTCGGCCACGCCCCGGTGCTCGACGTCGTCTACGACCCGCGCCCGACGAAGCTGTGCGTGGCCGCCGCGGCCAACGGCTTCCTCACCGCCGCCGGCCACGTCATGCTCGCCCATCAGGCCTTCGGGCAGTTCGAGCAGTTCACCGGGGTGGACGCCCCGCGTGAGGAGATGCGCGCGGCGATCGAGGCCGCGGTCTGATATGCAGTAGGGGGACCAGGGGGATCATCGGGGGGATGTATTGGGGGAGACCGCACTGCCCGGCGGCGCCGCCGGCGGCGTCGCGCACAGCGTCGCACACAGCGTCGCGTCCGGTGCCGTCGGCGACGTCGCGCACGGCGTCGCTGCCGGCGTCCTGTGCGCCGTCGCCGTGGCCTGCTGCGCCGCGTGGGCGTCCGCGCTCGTCGTCATCGACCTGCGCCGGCGGCTGCTGCCCGACGCACTGACGCTGCCCGGCGCGGCCGTCGCCGCCCTCGCCGCCGTGGTGCTCGGCCAGCCCTGGGCCATTGTCGGGGGACTGGCCTGGGCGCTGCTCTACCTGGCCGTGGGCCGGCTGATCGGCGGGGTGGGCGGGGGAGACGTCAAGCTCGCCCTCTCACTCGGCACGGCCGCCGCACTCGCCGCGGGCGCGGGCGGCCTGGCCGCCGCCGTGATCGGCTCGAGCGTGCTCACGATCACGGCGATGGCGCTCACCCGCCGCCGGGCGCTGTCGCACGGGCCGGGCATGGTCACGGCCACAGTCCTGGTGTGTTTGGTCGCACAGGTGTTGTGACACAATGTGCCCATGCTTCGATGGACCACAGCTGGAGAATCCCACGGGCAGGCGCTCATCGCCCTGCTCGAGGGCCTGCCCGCGGGCACGCCCGTGGACCGCGCCGAGATCGGCCGCGAACTGGCCCGCCGCCGCCTCGGCCACGGGCGCGGGGCGCGGATGAAGTTCGAGGCCGACGAGCTGACCGTCCTCGGCGGCGCCCGGCACGGGAGGTCCATCGGCGGCCCGCTGGCGATCATGATCGGCAACTCCGAGTGGCCGAAGTGGACCACCGTGATGTCCCCGGACGCGATCGACATGGCGGACCCCGAGACCGCCAAGGCGATGGAGTCCGGCCGCGGGGCGAAGCTGACGCGCCCGCGGCCCGGCCACGCCGACTTCGCCGGCATGGTCAAGTACGGCTTCGACGAGGCCCGCCCGGTCCTCGAGCGCTCCTCGGCCCGCGAGACCGCCGCGCGCGTGGCCGCCGGTGCCGTGGCCAAGGCGTTCCTGCGCGAGACCCTCGGTGTCGAGGTCGTCTCCCACGTCGTGTCCATCGGCGCCTCGGAGCCCTACGCCGGGCCCACCCCGGGCGCGGGCGACCTCGAGCGCATCGACGCCTCGCCCGTGCGTGCCGCGGACAAGGCCGCCGAGGAGTCCATGGTCGCCGAGATCGACTCCGCCAAGAAGGCCGGCGACACCCTCGGCGGCGTGGTCGAGGTCGCCGTCACCGGCCTGCCGGTCGGCCTGGGCACGCACACCACCTGGCGCGACCGCCTCGACGGCCGGCTGGCCCAGGCGCTGATGTCCATCCAGTCCGTCAAGGGCGTCGAGATCGGCGACGGCTTCGCCGAGGCCCGCCGCCGCGGCTCCGAGGCCCACGACGAGATCGTGCGTGAGGACGGCGACCACGAGGTGCACCGCCTGAGCAACCGCGCCGGCGGCCTTGAGGGCGGCATGACCAACGGCCAGCCGCTGATCACCCGCCTGGCGTTCAAGCCCATCTCGACGGTCCCGCGCGCCCTGCGCACCATCGACATGGCCGACGGCTCGCCGGCGAAGGCCATCCACCAGCGCTCCGACGTCTGCGCGGTGCCGGCCGGCGGCGTGGTCGCCGAGGCCATGGTGGCGCTCACCCTGGCCACCACCGTCACGGAGAAGTTCGGCGGTGACTCGCTCGCCGAGACCCGCCGCAATGTCGCGGCCTACCTGGCCGCCGTCGACGAGCGCCTCGCCTTCGGCGCGGGCGCCGCCGCCGACTCCGGTGCAGACACCGAGGACGGTTCGGCTGGTTCCGCGGCCGGCGCCGCCACCGACGAGGAGGCCGCCCGATGAGCGCCCCGAACACCGTGATCCTGGTCGGCCCGCCCGGCGCCGGGAAGTCCACCGTCGCCCGCCGCCTGGCGCGCGCCCTGGGCACCGTGCACACGGACACCGACACCATGATCGAGCAGGCCCGCGGCCGCAGCTGCGGCGAGGTCTTCTCCGAGATCGGCGAGCCCGCCTTCCGCGAGCTCGAGGCCCGCGTCGTCGCCGAGGCCCTGACCCGCGAGGGCGTGGTCAGCCTGGGCGGCGGTGCGGTGACCACGCCCAAGGTCCGCGAGATGCTGGCCAACCACGACGTCGTCTGGATCGACGTCTCCGCCGAGGAGGGCGTGCGCCGCACCGCCGACGAGGCGACCCGCCCGATCCTCGCCTCCGACGACCCGCTGGCGCACTACCGCGACCTGCTCGCCGCGCGCGAGGAGTTCTACCGCGAGGTCTCCGACCTGCACGTGCGCACCGACGGGCGCACCCCGGCCCAGGTCGTCACCGAGGTGCTCGCCGGCCTGGAGAACCTTGCCCCGCGCACCGCGCCCGACTGCGACCTCGAGCGCGTCGCCGTGCGCGGGCCGTCGCCCTACACCGTGACCATCGGCCACGGGCTGACCGACGCGGTGGCCGCACACCTCGTCGACACCGGCGTACACCACGTCGGCGTGGTCCACCAGCCGCCGCTGGCCGCCCGGGCGGACAAGCTCGTCGCCGCCCTGCGCGCCGCCGGCCTCGACGCGCACGCCCTGCCCGTCTCCGACGCCGAGGACGGCAAGACCCTCGAGAGCGCCGGACGCCTGTGGGCCGAGCTCGGCCGCCTCGGCTTCACCCGCGCCGACGCCCTGGTGGGCCTCGGCGGGGGAGCGGCCACCGACCTGGCCGGCTTCGTCGCCGCCTGCTGGATGCGCGGCATCCGGGTCGTCCAGGTGCCCACCACGGTGCTGGCCATGGTCGACGCCGCCGTCGGCGGCAAGACCGGCATCAACACCGAGGCCGGCAAGAACCTCGTGGGCGCCTTCCACGAGCCCTCCGCCGTCTTCTGCGACCTCGACTACCTGGTCGACCTGCCGAGGCGTGAGCTCGTCGCCGGCTCCGCCGAGATCGTCAAGACCGGATTCATCGCCGACCCGGTGATCCTGCGCCGCTACGAGGAGGACCCCGAGGCCGCGCTGCGCGCCGACGGCTCCCTGCCCGAGCTGGTGCGCCGCTCGGTCACCGTCAAGGCCGGCGTGGTGGGCAAGGACCTCAAGGAGTCCGGCCTGCGCGAGATCCTCAACTACGGCCACACCTTCGGCCACGCCGTCGAGCGCCGCGAGAACTACCGCTGGCGCCACGGCGACGCGGTGGCCGTGGGCATGGTCTTCGTCGCCGAGCTCGCCCACGTCCGCGAGCTCATCGACGCCGCCCTGGTCCAGCGCCACCGTGACATCCTCGAGTCCGTGGGCCTTCCGACCGTCTACCGCGACGGCCGGTGGGCGGAGCTGCGCGAGGCGATGAGCCACGACAAGAAGAACCGCGACGGCCGCCTGCGCTTCGTCGCCCTGGACGGCAGGGTCGGCCGCACCACGCGCATTGAGGGTCCCTCCGAGGAGGAGCTGCGCGCGGCCTACGCCGCCGTCGGCGGCACCGACTAGGCGCGGACCGGCCACCGACCGGGCACCAACCGAAGGAGAGGTACACCAGATGAGCGAGCAGAACCCCGGCACCGAGACCCCCGTGGTGCTCGTCCTCAACGGGCCCAACCTGGACCGCCTGGGCAAGCGCGAGCCCGCGATCTACGGCACGACCACCCTGGCCGACGTCGAGGCGGAGATCACCGCCGAGGCCGAGCGCCTGGGCTGGCGCGCAGAGTTCGCGCAGTCCAACCACGAAGGCGAGCTGATCGACCGCGTCCACGAGGCCGCCGACCGCGGCCTGCCGGTGATCATCAACCCCGGCGGCTTCACCCACACCTCCGTCGCCCTGCGCGACGCCCTGGCCGAGATCTCCGACGGCGCGGGCTTCTACGAGGTGCACATCTCCAACGTCCACGCCCGCGAGGCGTTCCGGCACCACTCCTACCTCTCGCCGATCGCGCGCGGGGTCATCGCCGGGCTGGGCACCTACGGCTACCTCGCCGCACTGGGTGCGCTGGCGCGGGCGTCGGAAAGCGCCTGAAGCCGCAAGGGCCTGTCGCCGGGGCCGGGCGGGGAACTAGAGTGAGTTCAGCCCGATAAAACGAACCCGGAGGTTGAACCCATGGCTCTCGCCGACACCCGCTTCCTCACCCGGCGGCGCACCCTCGCCGCGCGGCTGGCCGCCCAGCGCATCGACTCGATGCTGGTGACCAGCCCGCTGCACGTGCGCTACCTCTCCGGGTTCACCGGTGACGACGGCGCGCTGGTGCTGTCCAAGGACCTCTCCGCGACGATCTGCACCGACGGCCGCTACGCCACGCAGGTCGCCGAGGAGGT includes these proteins:
- the aroB gene encoding 3-dehydroquinate synthase, which codes for MSAPNTVILVGPPGAGKSTVARRLARALGTVHTDTDTMIEQARGRSCGEVFSEIGEPAFRELEARVVAEALTREGVVSLGGGAVTTPKVREMLANHDVVWIDVSAEEGVRRTADEATRPILASDDPLAHYRDLLAAREEFYREVSDLHVRTDGRTPAQVVTEVLAGLENLAPRTAPDCDLERVAVRGPSPYTVTIGHGLTDAVAAHLVDTGVHHVGVVHQPPLAARADKLVAALRAAGLDAHALPVSDAEDGKTLESAGRLWAELGRLGFTRADALVGLGGGAATDLAGFVAACWMRGIRVVQVPTTVLAMVDAAVGGKTGINTEAGKNLVGAFHEPSAVFCDLDYLVDLPRRELVAGSAEIVKTGFIADPVILRRYEEDPEAALRADGSLPELVRRSVTVKAGVVGKDLKESGLREILNYGHTFGHAVERRENYRWRHGDAVAVGMVFVAELAHVRELIDAALVQRHRDILESVGLPTVYRDGRWAELREAMSHDKKNRDGRLRFVALDGRVGRTTRIEGPSEEELRAAYAAVGGTD
- the aroQ gene encoding type II 3-dehydroquinate dehydratase, with product MSEQNPGTETPVVLVLNGPNLDRLGKREPAIYGTTTLADVEAEITAEAERLGWRAEFAQSNHEGELIDRVHEAADRGLPVIINPGGFTHTSVALRDALAEISDGAGFYEVHISNVHAREAFRHHSYLSPIARGVIAGLGTYGYLAALGALARASESA
- the aroC gene encoding chorismate synthase is translated as MLRWTTAGESHGQALIALLEGLPAGTPVDRAEIGRELARRRLGHGRGARMKFEADELTVLGGARHGRSIGGPLAIMIGNSEWPKWTTVMSPDAIDMADPETAKAMESGRGAKLTRPRPGHADFAGMVKYGFDEARPVLERSSARETAARVAAGAVAKAFLRETLGVEVVSHVVSIGASEPYAGPTPGAGDLERIDASPVRAADKAAEESMVAEIDSAKKAGDTLGGVVEVAVTGLPVGLGTHTTWRDRLDGRLAQALMSIQSVKGVEIGDGFAEARRRGSEAHDEIVREDGDHEVHRLSNRAGGLEGGMTNGQPLITRLAFKPISTVPRALRTIDMADGSPAKAIHQRSDVCAVPAGGVVAEAMVALTLATTVTEKFGGDSLAETRRNVAAYLAAVDERLAFGAGAAADSGADTEDGSAGSAAGAATDEEAAR
- the mltG gene encoding endolytic transglycosylase MltG, which produces MEPRYVKRRQRGLAVLIAAIVLMIGAVVYIGVRVSSGSGTDYQGEGNGEVELVEVSEGSSLSELGPELEERGIVKTDAAFQSAAMSTQGASAIEPGFYRMQGEMSAQAAVDALLDPDNRVELLDVQGGATLMDVTVVGGDTRYGIYSLISQSLCGAHNDAEGCMSPEEIAHAGATADLAALNVPDWAREAIEARGEDPRRLEGLIMPGQYVLNPTMSAEEILADLIGRSAERYNETGIVERAQAVGLSPYELLTAASLVERESPAGEFDKVARVILNRLDEPMRLEFDSTVNYDVAEQEVATTDEDRARETPWNTYAKDGLPDTPIASPSAEAVEAMEHPAEGNWKFFVTVDSDGTTVFNDDYDSHLADVNRAIESGVLDSNRGGTHTGPGGAEDVERAEGGDAPGEAPAEGAPADGQGAAGRGGEADQQ
- a CDS encoding prepilin peptidase, whose protein sequence is MGETALPGGAAGGVAHSVAHSVASGAVGDVAHGVAAGVLCAVAVACCAAWASALVVIDLRRRLLPDALTLPGAAVAALAAVVLGQPWAIVGGLAWALLYLAVGRLIGGVGGGDVKLALSLGTAAALAAGAGGLAAAVIGSSVLTITAMALTRRRALSHGPGMVTATVLVCLVAQVL
- a CDS encoding shikimate dehydrogenase; translated protein: MSGEEERREIRHRAAVLGDPVEHSLSPLLHNAGYRAAGLDDWEYGRMLCPRGGLADLVGGAGAEYAGFSVTMPGKFEALDFADEVTDRARAVGSANTLVRLPAGGWRADNTDVDGVHGALDELTGRNPEGPASEIRHAVLLGAGGTAHAVLFALVERGVERVDVVNRSDRHSELAGLVEGSGTEMVFRRWDEDLRALSLAADVVVSTVPASIADPYAEDLGHAPVLDVVYDPRPTKLCVAAAANGFLTAAGHVMLAHQAFGQFEQFTGVDAPREEMRAAIEAAV